The following coding sequences are from one Diabrotica virgifera virgifera chromosome 2, PGI_DIABVI_V3a window:
- the LOC114327666 gene encoding histone H1-like — translation MADTENQSSAASATSASGTPQTSSPSKKEKKAKNPRAKPSHPPTSEMVNNAIKGLKERGGSSLQAIKKYIAANYKVDAEKVAPFIKKYLKAAVATGSLVQTKGKGASGELASASSSSSESAKPSSGEKRKLEEQINRKKLPPLPNILLPAEKKPAKAKKVEKKSAPKTAFSSVVPTSAEVKAKTPTKAKKSNKGSSTKKPKAPKPKTAKAAASSPKARKAAPKKKK, via the exons ATGGCAGATACAGAAAACCAATCATCAGCTGCTTCGGCTACGTCGGCTTCTGGAACGCCACAAACATCCTCACCATCCAAAAAGGAAAAGAAGGCAAAGAATCCACGGGCAAAACCTTCCCATCCGCCAACATCTGAAATGGTGAACAACGCTATCAAAGGTCTCAAAGAAAGAGGTGGTTCTTCCCTTCAAGCTATCAAGAAATATATCGCTGCAAATTACAAAGTAGATGCGGAAAAAGTTGCTCCTTTCATCAAGAAATACTTAAAAGCTGCAGTTGCTACCGGATCGTTGGTGCAGACAAAAGGAAAAGGAGCGTCAGGAGAGTTAGCGTCGGCCTCCTCGTCGTCTTCTGAATCTGCCAAGCCTAGTTCAGGAGAAAAAAGAAAGCTGGAGGAGCAGATAAACCGAAAAAAACTGCCGCCGCTACCAAACATTCTGCTACCG GCAGAGAAAAAGCCAGCCAAGGCGAAAAAAGTTGAAAAGAAGTCAGCACCTAAAACTGCGTTCTCATCCGTAGTTCCGACTTCCGCAGAAGTTAAAGCAAAAACACCAACCAAGGCGAAGAAATCAAATAAAGGAAGTTCAACGAAAAAACCAAAGGCACCCAAGCCGAAAACAGCCAAGGCTGCAGCAAGTTCACCAAAAGCTAGAAAGGCTGCtcctaagaagaagaagtaa